The Pleuronectes platessa chromosome 10, fPlePla1.1, whole genome shotgun sequence genome contains a region encoding:
- the LOC128448960 gene encoding putative nuclease HARBI1: protein MACPFIEEPVDVEAQILRRHLHRERIIRPRLDVLSFPDEYLFERFRFSASSIIYINDILSPHIAHMTHRGNALSSEQILCIALRFFANGSFLYNVGDAEHVSKATVCRAVRNVTLALKRLLCTFVVFPSHRPTRLLKEEFHRIAGFPGVIGCIDGTHIPIIAPSINEGDYVNRKSVHSINVQIICDGAHMINNVEAKWPGSVHDSRMFRESTLSARFAGVEFDGYLLGDRGYPCQHYLLTPYPDPEPGPQRHYNLAHCRTRARVEMTIGILKPRFQCLRRLRVTPERACDIIVACVVLHNIATIRGEQCPTLSPCDPGINHTPPADTRDGRAVRDMICVNHF from the exons ATGGCCTGTCCTTTTATTGAAGAGCCAGTTGATGTCGAGGCGCAGATACTCCGCAGACATCTCCACCGGGAGAGGATTATTAGACCCCGATTGGATGTTTTATCATTCCCTGATGAGTATCTGTTTGAGCGTTTCCGTTTCTCTGCATcatctataatttatataaacgaTATTCTCAGCCCTCACATCGCTCACATGACGCATCGTGGAAATGCTCTCAGTTCCGAGCAAATTCTTTGTATTGCACTTCGTTTTTTTGCCAACGGCAGTTTTTTGTATAACGTCGGTGATGCAGAGCATGTGTCCAAGGCAACTGTCTGTCGGGCTGTCCGAAATGTGACACTTGCACTGAAACGGCTACTATGCACGTTTGTAGTGTTCCCAAGTCACAGACCCACCAGACTTCTCAAAGAAGAGTTCCACAGAATTGCAG ggTTTCCAGGTGTGATTGGCTGCATAGATGGCACTCACATTCCTATCATCGCTCCTTCAATAAATGAAGGAGATTATGTGAATaggaaatctgtccacagcATTAATGTGCAG ATCATATGTGATGGAGCCCACATGATTAACAATGTGGAAGCGAAGTGGCCTGGGTCTGTGCATGACTCACGAATGTTTCGTGAGTCGACACTGAGTGCCAGATTTGCCGGTg TAGAGTTCGATGGTTACCTACTCGGAGACAGAGGGTACCCCTGCCAGCACTATCTGCTGACCCCTTACCCTGACCCTGAGCCTGGCCCACAGCGACACTACAACTTGGCTCACTGCAGGACACGAGCCAGAGTGGAGATGACCATCGGGATACTCAAGccccgtttccagtgccttcgTAGGCTCAGGGTCACCCCAGAGAGAGCTTGTGACATTATAGTGGCATGTGTGGTTCTCCACAACATTGCCACTATTAGAGGAGAACAATGTCCTACTCTTTCCCCCTGTGATCCAGGTATTAATCATACCCCCCCTGCTGATACACGAGATGGAAGAGCTGTTAGAGACATGATATGTGTCAATCATTTCTAA